The Toxoplasma gondii ME49 chromosome XI, whole genome shotgun sequence region tgtatttgtatttAGAGTTGCAGGTATGTGTGCCAGTGTGCCACTATGCGTTACAATACGTCAACACATGCGTGTATATCTGATTGTCTCCATGGTGCACATGGAGCATGGAGTGAGCTGTTTAGTCGGGGTgacctctcgctttctcgtgAAATGGGGAAACGTTTACCCGGGCTAATTGCAGCCTGAGACGAAAGGAGTCTTTGCATGGTGCACAAAAAGGGGCGCAGAAATCCTTTGCCAATTGTCGATTTTTTCTCATTTGATAGTGCACCGATATAGGCTTGTAATGACTGTAGCACCCCCGAAACTCATTTGTCCCCATGGTAGTACATATCCAAGGAAGGCAGTGGCTATAGTAAGTAGATATAAAACTAAAccagacagcgaagcggTAGTTAAATAACTACAACTCCAGTTATACAATCCTCGAGTCATGCTAATTAAAATACGCAAGAATACGAAAGACGCATGTAATTCTCGTGCAGGCACACACCTAGTTCCAGAGAGGCCCAGGAAGACCTGGTCCCGTTTATTGATCTCGGGGACGTACAGGTGCTCAGGATGTAACCGCCATGTCATATTTCCACATGTGCTACGCTCTCTAATTGCTCAGATCTTTAATTGGTTTTAATTGGTTAAGTACTTATGTGACTAGTCACAATACTACACGAGCAGTAGATCTCTGGGTTGCCCTTGGGTTTATTCTTCTCATCTTCCAGTGAAATTATATTTTCTTAGAAACGGTTTGAGAGAAACATCATGTGACCTGTCAGACCGGCGTTCACTCGAGAGTTACCCGACGAGGATTTCGTCCCTCTGGGCTCCGCTAATGCAGCTGTGTCTGCTTGGAAGCTGTGGCACTTAACGAGGTAGGTTCATCTTACGTATATAATTTTTCGTACGTTTCACAATTGCAGTCAGCGAAACTGATTTCCATGAACGGAGCTCCAAAATCGATTTCCGTCATGCCCGTGATCTTCAGGAAGTTGACATCAGAAGGGCACCACACGTTCCTAACCCCAAAGCCTACTGGGAGGAACCGCCTCCAAGAAAGGTCATTGCTAAGTCTTTTTGGGGAGTATGTACTTCGAGCTGGTCTCCTGTTTTGGAGCTTGAAAGTCTTTGGTAGCCGGACCCAACTTCGACTGCGTTTTCATTGCCACCACGCTGAGTGCATTGAGTACGGTGGTGCTGCCGGTGAACAGTCGTTCGGGTGTGTACAATCTGCTAGAAAATACAATTCAGGTGCGACCCAGCTATCTGTGGTGTTGTGGAGCATTGACGGAGCACAGGCGATTCCCTTTCATTTTGACACACTTTCCTCCTCCCCAGAGCCTCTTCCGTCAAATCGATTTCATGGCAAGCAAACATTCGCGTGTCCGGTCGCCCTGCAGCGCAATTAacgtctcttttttctgacGCAGTCAGGGCGTGTAGACCCCCCAAAAGAATAACCACTTAGACAAACTATCTGTTACACATTTCATAATTGGGAGTTCTATGTGTACATACTCTGTATTTAAATCGTGTACCTGGAGGGTAGATTCTATTTTAGTATATAGCTTAGAAGTAAGTTCATCCAAAAACCCAGTGTGCAACTGCGGTATTGGAGAAAGGCGGTTCGTCATGACTCGGAAGACAATTTTTTTGAGAAAGTTGTTGAAATGGCAGTGAACACCGCACCACCGGCACCGCGTCCTTCGCTCGTCCCCCAGATGGAACGAACCTTCGCAATTTCGGTGCACTGTCACGTGACGACCTCTGCCCACAGCGAGGCATAATAAACTTTTGTCTCTTCATGAAACACACCCTGTCTCCTTTATATGAAAGAAAACTGGCGCCTCTGGAATTTGATTCCGATCTGCCCCTTGAAAGTGaatctcctctcttttctctcctgggACTACTCTTTCTTTTACGTCTCTCCAGTTGCGTCtgccgtttctttcttctgtctttctggcCACGCGGGTCTCTCGTCTAAGTCGTGCCCAGCAACTCCTCGTCGAGCAAAGCAACACAGTCtaaaagagacaaagacggagaacaaagaagacgcaggagatGGGCATTCTTCTCAGCGGTGGCAGGCGCGACTGCAATTCTTCCAGGTACTAAAACCTTCGATGTGTTACGTACGCAATTCCTCAGacaggacagaagaagggagaagacgcgtcaTCAAGGTATATCACAGGACAACTGCACATGCCGTATTCGTTatggagaaacagaggagagcgtCCACGAGTGCTAGCGATACAGAAACGAGCACGAGACTATTTGAGATATGTATTTTACATAAACGTGTGTAATTTGTATACTTTAACTCAGTTGATTCGTCTTTCAAGTTGCATATTCTGTACCGACCGATCTAAATCACATCTGGCCAGAAGGACCAGCTCAGAAAACCCTTTCAACTTGGACCTAGCGAAGATTTCTACGGAGACAGTGCTGTTCGATGCTATCAAAACACAGAAATACACATGTTTCTGCCCCGGCTCAAGCCACGACCCCACACAGTGTACATACATCGAAACACGGGCCCACGGGGCGTATGTACACTCAAACGCCTGACCCGCCGTGCAAGTGTTCCTCGTCCACGTTTGTAGATTTTGTCGCCTTCCCAGTCAGCGCCTCCTCCCCTGTGTGCCGAGAACTTACCCCGAAGTGCCAAAGCTTCAAATCCGTGGTATTCTTCGATCTTTCGGGCTGTCAGGTCGAGCCTCTGCAAGATTGAGCGCAGgaacttctctctctctgcgcgttctgtcttctttcctctcgtttccccTCTGTTTTGGTCTGCCACCgcctcttccgtctctcttctctcgtcctcttttccctcttccttctgttctcgTCTGACGAAGCTGCCCGCATCGCCTTCGCAGTCTCCAGTGGCgttcgggtgtctgtacatctgcactgcctctctcttcacttccaacttgcgtgtctctgtttccgtctttcttcgcttcgcgtCTGGTCCCGAAACTTGGAAATCCATTCCCTCGCCCGCGTATCCCCTCTCACGCCTTGTcatttctgcctcttctttcttctctacctcttctttcgctgaCTCAGATGTTTCTTGCGAAACACCCAGGGACCCGCGACGGAGCGCCGCTTCCGCCCATCTCCAAACGTGctgttttctgccttcttctgacTCCGGAGGTTGCTTcactttttcctctctcgtctcttcttctccgcctttccTCCCAATTCTTCTCGCCTTGTCGCGGCCAGACTCAGCCCCACTTTCGCCCcctggaagagacagagaccccCTACGGGCCCTCCATTCCTCCGCAGACGCGGCGGCTTGGGTCGAGCTTGCAGACTCGcccggagaagaaaactctcTCTGCTGGGAAAACTGGAAAGCcgagatgcatgcgcggagaCAACGGACTGGCACGCGCGGACAGCAGCTTTCGAGGAGCGTCGCAGCGGTCTCTGAAGCGCCCAGCAGCCTTGAGAGCAGACCACAGGAGTCCCCGCCGTGTACACCGACGAACACGATCGCTGGAaacaaacacagaaacaatAGGTCTCTTTCGCTCCTAAACGTCCAAGAATTCGGAGActcaaaagagaaacgaagcatCTCATCTCTGTTTCGACCCcgttccctcgtctctcgtctgctccttttctcccggctctgtctcttctcttttttccctggcttctctctcttctctctcgggcgcgttcctcttctgctcagTCGAGGATGTTGCCGGCGCCCTCTGAGCTCCCGGCGTTCTTCAGGGTCAGGTCGCTTACGATGAAAATGGATCGAGCGCGCGAGAATTACAGTACATGGTGAGGCATTGACTCGCTCATCCTACAGCCACTCAGGCAGTTATTGAGAGCCACTGCAGGTTTcccgtctcgtttttccgcAGTGAAGGAAGGTTGTCTTTTGTAGTGGAACACAAAcagctcttctttccttctgcaaaGATGAATTTCGAGCCATCGTCCTTTACTTTCACTTTTTAAAAATTTACAGTGGCTATAACCTGGAAACCAAGGTCTAAAGTGTTTATCAAAATTTTCAAAGATGCATCCTGACAATTTTGTAACTCGAGTCTAGGCCGGCTTCCGCCCATGCGAAGACGCTTCGACTCTCACCGTTCATcaagacgcgaagaagaaaatccGGGTGTCTCTGAAGCATCGGACCCAAGCCGGCCTCGACGACCCACCACAGTCTCTCAATGTgcctgtcgtctctgtctccttctcggtgTTCTTTTCGGGCGCCTTGGGCTCCATTCCcggcttcgtctccctcgagCGCGGGTGTCTGCCCtacctgtctcctctctgcatcCACCGAGGTGCAGcagcagacagcgagggcggcggcgaacaggagagaggtcGTGGTGCCTCTGGGCTCGGCTCTGCCGCTTCGACCCTTTGCAGATCTCCGAAAGCCCCATGACAGGAAGCCAAGACCGCGCTGCGGGGTGCAGAGGTAGTGCTccagaaaggaggaaagctCGACTGAGTGGCTTGCCAGGACGCGCGCGGCCGCCAGGCTGTCCCTCCAGGAAAGTACGGAggtgcagaggcggcagacgaGTTCCACGGCCATCCGCTCCTCATCGACTTCGGGCGTATGCACACCTCGGAGAGCCTCGCACATGCGGTCCGGGGTCAGCAaacttctcgctttctccgccACGTCCGCTGGAGGCGCGCGACCACTGCCGCCGTTTAGGTGCTCCGCTCTGGAAGCTTGTGAAGCGTCGGAAGGTGCAGAGGTTTCCGGAGAACCTGCGAAGTGCTGCTGGCTACCCAGAGACTGCGAGGCAAGAGGCGGTGAGCCGAGAGGGACAGAAACGCGATGAAATGCCTCCCGTGTCACGTGAAGCGCGTCTTCGACTCGTCGTtcaagagaaacagacaaatCTTTGAGGAAGTCACTCCGAGATTCCACCTTTCGATTTTGCTGGGTGACCGCTCTGTCAAAGGCGATCTCCAGCAGCGCCTCCAACAagctgtctagacaccccattacggtgtctgtacaccccgaAGAGCCATCGCCCGTatcttcgctcttctgcagaCCGTCGCAGAGCGAAATGCAGCCCCGTTCCAAAGGCTCTGAGCCAGAGAGGCCGGCAACACTTTGGCAGTGCGAatcttgcgtttttctctcgctcgggGCTGGGGGAGctaggagagagacaggaagatTGTGTAGAATCTCGAGGAGCGTGAGGACAGAGGAGGGGCTCTCCGCCTTGCGTATCGCTGCAGAGTCAATCTTACTTCTCTCCGGAGCTATCGCTTTTCCATCCCTACCATCTTCGTTCCTCCTTCCGCCTacgtcgtctcctctcgcgacTGCATTCACAGGCGAGACGCCCTGCTTCAAGAAGGAGATCGTGTGGACGGCGTAGGGCAGCACGCATGAGGAGAGAATCTCTCtttgcgtttcctcgctGGCGCTCTCCAGCGCGACTCCGAGACACTGCAGAAGCTGCCTCTGAGACGGCGAGGGCGCGAACtggcgaaggagaggcgagagcgcaCACCTTTCAGGTCCTCGAGCATCGTGGAGCTCCGCCgagtctcctcgccgccggaccctcgcttcctccccaGACGCGCAGCCGCCAGGCCGGACCCGAAGCgtgctgctgtctccgtgcTGCCCGCGTGTCTCGACTtgcttctcggcttctttgtctcttgcGAAGACACCCCACTGGGGGGGGCGAGTCGccagcagaaagagacagtcCAGCAGGCGAACCGCAGCTTCGCCcaagcgagaaacgcgacggagctctcttgcttcctcccttctctcctctccctcctccatctcgtcttcgtctccctcgtgtctctgttcaaCTGAAAGATGCAGTAAAGGGCCTGTGGCGGATATTTCAGAAGTGATTGCGCTTCGGCTTCCCTGTATAGGCCAGCGTTTCGCGGAGTTTCCTCCGTTCAGCGACCCGCAGGCGCCTCCTGTGAAAGCAGACTCACCGTTCTTTCGAGCGGCTAAAGAACgcacagaaagcagaggagaactAGCGCGCGGCATCTTAGAGAGCAAACGCGTGGAGAGGCCAACTTgcctccagagagaagccgcgagagCTTGCAAGGGTGGGTGCGGGCTCGCGGAccagagaaacaaacgctGGAGAAGTGCGACAGCCACTTGCCGTCCCTTCCCGGGtactctgctgtctccgtttaTTCGATCTGAACTATGCGGTTCTAGGTCGCGGATCAgctgcacagagacagcgttctttcttcttgcggACTCTTCTGCGCAAATAAACGCTCCCGAcccttcgccgcctctcccgtctctACAGATTCCCTGGCCATCTCGGCCGTCTCGCTGAGCGCACGCTGCCGTGTCTCGCCATTCTTGcaggttttcttttctgagtcctctgcatgcaactaCCTCGACCTTCTGTTTCAAGttcgcttcgccttcacTCACAAGAAGTTCCAGAGCAGCCTGCAGAATCCACGCGACGGTGTGGCGAAGAGGtggaaaacgagagggaagaagagcgctCGCGTGACAGTGGAGCGGGTGCGAGAGCGCCCAGTGCTGAAGTGTACGCACAGCGCAGAGAACTGCTCTCCCTTGAGCGCAGAAGATTGACTCGCACTCAGTGTTTCCTCGCCAGCCTCCCCAGAGCCTCGCTTTTCCGTGAGACTCTCCCTCCGCCTGGAAATCGCTCCCTGACCTGTAGcattccttcctctctctttcactcGTCTCACACACATCGAAATGCACTCTCTCAAACGATGCCTTCTCACGCGCGCCAGTGTCGCCCCTCGCTCGCTGGATCTCCCTCTGGTCGCCGTCTCTGGTCTCGGCCAGCCGTTCGGGCCCGTTGGGCTCCTGGGCGGCGCGAGCCGCCCTCGCGGTAGCGGCTGTCCGCAGAAAGGCAGGAACTcgaaagagaacggagaggaagaggcagtcGATCTCGTCCGGCCGCAATCCTTGTTCTCGCCCGATAGAGTGCAGGCTTCTCCGGAGCGCCTCTCGTTCGGTCGGCTTCGCCGAGGCCAGGATCTCAACCAGCGGTGCGCACAGCCGGGCTCGAGACTGGCTGCCGAGATCGACTGtggtcttctcctccgcggGAGGGGCAGAGCCAGAAcgaggcgaggaaacagaagggacagaggaaaaggaacgcATCGATACGGGTTCTGGAGTCTCCTGTCTAGACGTTCTTGCGCGAGcgacaagcagagaaggagaacacgAGGTGTCAAGAGGTGCATCGCGAGATTCGCCTGCGCCAGCCGCTCCCGAAGTCGAAAACGCCGAAGAACCACCGTCAGGAAGGCAAACAtcggagggagacgagaaagcagaagaggaggagagagaagaagacggagaagaggaagggaactGAGCTGGTTCTTCGTTtgacctttctctctgtggagCGCCGGTGAAGCTCGACTCCCGTCTTGTCCAGTCGCTTAGTCGACTTTGGAAAGCTGGTGAGGAGTTGAGTTCGGACGAAGCCCCGAGGCAGATGCCAGGTTGCTtgaaagaacaagagacagGAGCCGCAGTGGTGGACGCATGCGTCGGACTTCCGGTGAGACCCGGGCCGCAGCGTGTGTCTCCGGAtccgcgcgtctccttcgcgagCTGAAGAGGGGACCGACCTCCTTTCtcggagaaaaaagcgtacggtttctcggcttctttctcgcgcaAGTGCTGGTCTGTCTCCATCTCGTGTGCAGCGGGCCTTTTGTCAAGAGAGCGCAAGGCGAGCCTTCGTTCGACCGTTTGAGGCTCATGAGCTCGACGATCGCGCGGGACATCCGCAGCAGGCAGACAGTGGAAGGCgccgttctctttctgcggAGGCGCTCCAATTGGGTTATGGAGAGGCGCGGCGGGTGTCTCAGGTTCGCTGTCTGGCGCGCTCATTCCGGGGCAGGTGCATGGCCGAGACGCGGGGCACGTTCGCGGACAGCACGAGACGCTTCTGAAGGATACCTGGACGCTAGAGAGATGCCTGCAGTTACGACGAAGCACCTGAGTCGAGAAGCTTGCGAGGAACTCTAGGCAAGTCTCAACTCGTTTGTTCTCGGGAAGGGGGCGCACTTTTCTGACACGCAGTCATCCAACATGCATTTATGCATCGCACGTTCGGTCTGATGCCCGCCACGCTGTCTACAGCACATCACTTCAGGCATGAGATGAAGGCATGAGATGAACCACTGCATAATACACAAACTCTTCGGCGGTGAGTGTCAGCTGTGTTCACCGGGGGGAACTTGAAGAGCAGATACGTTCTTTCACGGCAACTCACCGCCGGCGACGCGGACGCCGGAGTGTCTATACACCGGTGAAGCACGGAACTGTGAGCGCTGTTTCAGAGgacggaaacagaaaagatgTCTCTGTGTCAATGGACAAAAGAGGCAAAGAACGTGGTTCTAGAACGGTCGCGCATTTCTGATGCTCCTGACAGAGTGTGAGCCCGGTGTCTCGGTTTGCGTTGCCGGTGGCAGCGCTGTCGCCTGTCCCGCGCATTTTCCCTGctcgttcgttttttccaaGCGGCTTCTTTAAAGAGGAGGGAacaagagaggcaggaagagcAGTCAACAGGGGGAAACCCCTTCCGTGCTGTGTCCTTGTGTCGTTTTCCTATCGTCGTGTTGCCCTGTTAAAAGAACGTTCGCGGACGAGGGGGGCATGCAGATgcgcagagaaaagggagacacgaCGGTCTTCTTTGCGCGCGTTTGCGAGCAAAGTCGCATGCATTCGCGCCGAGCCCAAATTGGAGAGCAGCGGGTTCTTGACTGGCGCCACCGGCGAGAACGTGATTGACAGCGCCTTCCCGACGGAGAGACTTCCGAGCGTTTTGCcgctgcttttcttcgccgctTACCCTGCATTTCGTGCCTTCCTGAAGCCTTTTAGGGAAACTGGAGGGTTACGGTTAAGTGGAAATCATTGCGAGAGACTCGGCGGTGCATTCAGCGCTGAGGACTCGATTCAGAACGgcctgtctgtacaccgaaGAACTCTGAGACTCCCTCCACCTTCCGACTTGCACGTGTAGGTTACTATACTTCAGACAGACGGAGTTATGCCTCAGAAGACTTGTTCACTTCCCGCGTCAATTCGATTGTAGGGAGAGTGACTTGGCGGCAAATCGCACTGCCGGTGTTTCGCGGTGACTTGTTTTGTTGTTCGATTCTCCTCCGTCTGTTCTCTGAGCTCTCCGGAGTCGCGGGTCTCCCAGGTGCGGCTTCCTCTTTCAACGACGCGTGGATCCCCCGCAAGAAGGTTGCGCTTGTTGTTTCCGGGACAAGCCGTGGTCGAACTGCGCCCTCGTGCGGTCGAGAGTTTATTCTGGCCAGACGCTGGCATAGTTCCGCTTTCACAGAGTCGCTGCAAGAGCCTGTTCGTGGCCACAGAGGGACACGATACTTCCTTCTGCAGGCGGAGACTGTGAGCTGTCTCAAGAGCATTCCTCGACGCATGCGACTTGCAGAGTCCAGACAGCCGATAGGGCATGCCTTCGTCGGCCCAGCGCGTGATTGAAAGCCGTCGCGTTCTGTTTGAGAAAGTTGATTTTAGCGCCTCAACCGTCCTAGCGGGGTCGCAAATGCTGCGGAAGCCGTCCCCAAACCCAGATGCGGACTACCAACCCCACACACCTACCTTCGGCTGACAGATCTCTCTCCCGTCATTTttctcatttctctcttgctcttccttttcaTCACTCGCCcacttctttttttccttcttccttttttcctcctgtctctgtgcactccttcatttctctcctcctgctccttccctcctgtaatttctctctttccttcacCTGTTTTTATcctctgcggtgtctctctcctttgctctgtccgtcgcctgtctcggtCCGATCGTGAACGCCAGTCTCGGTTTTCGCCATTTTTCGCTGCGCCTTgttgtctgcgtctgttgCTGTCGCTCCTCCAcatttcttctgcttctttcaaCATTTCCTTtaacttctctctctccagctcgTGTTGTCTTCCACTTTCGCCTTTTCCAGCGTGTGCACTGTTCCTCCGTTGCCTCCTCAActtttgctttcttcgcAATATCTACAACATGCGGGCGTTTCCGGACGAACGGGATGAGGTCCCGACGCGCGGGCGCCTGCGGGGGAGGTTTCCTGAGCTCGACAGCCGCAGCGACGGCAGCCTTCGAGTTGAGGAACGGACAGACATGGGCGAGCGATATCTGGTGGACATGACCACCGGAGAAAAAATCATTCCTGGATCACGCAGGCCAGACGGCACCTACAGAAAGGAAATTCGTGTCCGCGCAGGATACGTCCCCTTGGTAATGCACAAAAGCCTTAAAGTTACACACATGTGCAcgtgtatacacatatatactATAAATATAATAACACATGGGCTCGTTACCTTTGTACCCGCATAGACAttcatacatgcatacacatttatatatatatatatatatatacgtatatatatatatatatatctagatGTAAATAAATAGATGCGTATGTAGGGGCCTGCCATAGTTGTGTCCACGTGCACGTGTTTATGTTTTGTTTACATAtgcgtgtatgcatgtatgtcgGTGTCTGTCGTAGTTGTATGTATAGACAACAGTAGGTGTGTTTGTATACAAATCTGCACGTCCTCTTTACATGCGGATGTATCAGCAATGGAAACATACACGtgcgcatctctctctccatatatatatatttattctcgctctccatatatgtatatatatatatatattcattcTCTCTATACACATTTATTCCCTATATTTATCTATTTAttcactctctctcgctatatatatatatatatatatatatatttatggaGAGTGACGAGAGTCGAATGTTGGTATCGATGCATCAttcgaggagaaaagcggcCTCTGTCCCCTAGGTGAGTAGTTGAACGAGACACTAAAGGGTCTTGATTGTGCAAGATTCTCATTCTCTtcgagatggagaagaagaacaaaagGACACGTTttctttgcgttttctcgtGGCGCGcatgttcctctctccatccCGGAATCTCTATGTCGCCTCCCCACGTTTCTTCATTGCATGCGTTGCCTGGCCTTTCACAGGAGGAGCGCCGGACGTTCCAGAcgcggcagcagctgtcGCGAAACGAGAGGCAAGTGCCAGGAGCAGGAAACATTCCgggtttctctccttcagctTTTCCGCCGGGATACTCGGGCATAGCCTCTCCAAGTGGAAATGGAAAGCGAGCGCCGGCtcgaaaaggcgagaagaaacatggAGAAAAGACTCCGGAAGAAAAGACGCCAGCAGCCAAGGGGAAGCGATGTGGAGACGCTGAGACTCCCAACGCACGGGAGGCAGACGACCTCTGTCGAGACATGCAAAAGTTGAGTGTCGGCGTTCAAGAAAAGGATACACCCGTTTCCGAAACTGACAGCTTGAAAAAAAGGTGAGGAAAACACAGACCCCATGGAAAATCAGTCTTATGAAACACTCTAATCTCATTCGCTTCCAAACCCTTGGGaaatgcatatgtatgtgtgtataaatatatgtagatatacgtgtatatgtatctatatgtaGACGCGTATGCatgagtatatatatatatatatgtatatatgttcatggatatataaatatgccTATTTATTCAGGTGCAGGCGGGTTTTGCGTGCAGGAAGGAAAGTGAGGAGAG contains the following coding sequences:
- a CDS encoding mago binding protein (encoded by transcript TGME49_311750) → MRAFPDERDEVPTRGRLRGRFPELDSRSDGSLRVEERTDMGERYLVDMTTGEKIIPGSRRPDGTYRKEIRVRAGYVPLEERRTFQTRQQLSRNERQVPGAGNIPGFSPSAFPPGYSGIASPSGNGKRAPARKGEKKHGEKTPEEKTPAAKGKRCGDAETPNAREADDLCRDMQKLSVGVQEKDTPVSETDSLKKRVRNVKKKLKEIEALQQKVDAGQTLGAEQMGKLQRKKELDAEVLDLERRLAELEKN
- a CDS encoding hypothetical protein (encoded by transcript TGME49_311740), whose amino-acid sequence is MSAPDSEPETPAAPLHNPIGAPPQKENGAFHCLPAADVPRDRRAHEPQTVERRLALRSLDKRPAAHEMETDQHLREKEAEKPYAFFSEKGGRSPLQLAKETRGSGDTRCGPGLTGSPTHASTTAAPVSCSFKQPGICLGASSELNSSPAFQSRLSDWTRRESSFTGAPQRERSNEEPAQFPSSSPSSSLSSSSAFSSPSDVCLPDGGSSAFSTSGAAGAGESRDAPLDTSCSPSLLVARARTSRQETPEPVSMRSFSSVPSVSSPRSGSAPPAEEKTTVDLGSQSRARLCAPLVEILASAKPTEREALRRSLHSIGREQGLRPDEIDCLFLSVLFRVPAFLRTAATARAARAAQEPNGPERLAETRDGDQREIQRARGDTGAREKASFERVHFDVCETSERERKECYRSGSDFQAEGESHGKARLWGGWRGNTECESIFCAQGRAVLCAVRTLQHWALSHPLHCHASALLPSRFPPLRHTVAWILQAALELLVSEGEANLKQKVEVVACRGLRKENLQEWRDTAACAQRDGRDGQGICRDGRGGEGSGAFICAEESARRKNAVSVQLIRDLEPHSSDRINGDSRVPGKGRQVAVALLQRLFLWSASPHPPLQALAASLWRQVGLSTRLLSKMPRASSPLLSVRSLAARKNGESAFTGGACGSLNGGNSAKRWPIQGSRSAITSEISATGPLLHLSVEQRHEGDEDEMEEGEERREEARELRRVSRLGEAAVRLLDCLFLLATRPPQWGVFARDKEAEKQVETRGQHGDSSTLRVRPGGCASGEEARVRRRGDSAELHDARGPERCALSPLLRQFAPSPSQRQLLQCLGVALESASEETQREILSSCVLPYAVHTISFLKQGVSPVNAVARGDDVGGRRNEDGRDGKAIAPERSKIDSAAIRKAESPSSVLTLLEILHNLPVSLLAPPAPSERKTQDSHCQSVAGLSGSEPLERGCISLCDGLQKSEDTGDGSSGCTDTVMGCLDSLLEALLEIAFDRAVTQQNRKVESRSDFLKDLSVSLERRVEDALHVTREAFHRVSVPLGSPPLASQSLGSQQHFAGSPETSAPSDASQASRAEHLNGGSGRAPPADVAEKARSLLTPDRMCEALRGVHTPEVDEERMAVELVCRLCTSVLSWRDSLAAARVLASHSVELSSFLEHYLCTPQRGLGFLSWGFRRSAKGRSGRAEPRGTTTSLLFAAALAVCCCTSVDAERRQVGQTPALEGDEAGNGAQGARKEHREGDRDDRHIERLWWVVEAGLGPMLQRHPDFLLRVLMNAIVFVGVHGGDSCGLLSRLLGASETAATLLESCCPRVPVRCLRACISAFQFSQQREFSSPGESASSTQAAASAEEWRARRGSLSLPGGESGAESGRDKARRIGRKGGEEETREEKVKQPPESEEGRKQHVWRWAEAALRRGSLGVSQETSESAKEEVEKKEEAEMTRRERGYAGEGMDFQVSGPDAKRRKTETETRKLEVKREAVQMYRHPNATGDCEGDAGSFVRREQKEEGKEDERRETEEAVADQNRGETRGKKTERAEREKFLRSILQRLDLTARKIEEYHGFEALALRDCVALLDEELLGTT